The following is a genomic window from Candidatus Eisenbacteria bacterium.
GCGACACTCGGCGGTCACGTCGCGCTCGATCGTCCACTCGATGTCCACGACTGGCCCTAAGGCGGCACATGCCCAACACGTTCGATCCGCGTCCCATCGGAGTATTCGATTCCGGCATCGGCGGGCTCACGTCGGTGCGCGAGATCTTCCGCGTGCTGCCGCGCGAGTCGGTGCTGTACTTCGGTGACACCGCGCGGCTGCCCTACGGAGCCAAGTCGCGCGAGACAGTCACGCGCTTCAGTCTCGAGATCTCCCAGTTCCTGGTGCGTCAGAACGTGAAGTGTCTGCTGGTGGCATGCAACACGGCGTCCTCGTTCGCGCTCGAGGCATTGCAGCGCCGGCTCGACGTGCCGGTGGTCGGCGTGATCGAACCGGCGGCGCAGGCCGCGGTGACCGCGAGTCCGCACGGACGCATCGGCGTGATCGGCACGCTTGGAACGGTGGGGAGCAAGGCGTATCCGCTCGAGATCGAGCGGTTGGCGCCGGGTGCCGCGGTGATCTCGCGTGCCTGTCCGCTGTTCGTGCCGCTGGTCGAGGAAGGCATGATCGATCATCCCGCCAGCCGGCTGATCGCGCTGGAGTACCTGACCGAGTTGATTCCGAGCGGAATCGAGAGCCT
Proteins encoded in this region:
- a CDS encoding glutamate racemase, whose translation is MPNTFDPRPIGVFDSGIGGLTSVREIFRVLPRESVLYFGDTARLPYGAKSRETVTRFSLEISQFLVRQNVKCLLVACNTASSFALEALQRRLDVPVVGVIEPAAQAAVTASPHGRIGVIGTLGTVGSKAYPLEIERLAPGAAVISRACPLFVPLVEEGMIDHPASRLIALEYLTELIPSGIESLILGCTHYPLLTHLLRDLMGPAVTLIDSGAEAARAMARLLHERGQLGDHATPRHRFYLSDEPRNFGRVAQAFLGGELPPVHVVDQTDLPWFERSQA